CACATAATgcagggagtgaggtttactgATCACCCACTGGTCTGAGAGAGTCACCAAAAACCTGAGCATTGAACGTCCTGAAACATTGTGAGAGTCCTGCTGTGGGACTGTTATAAAAGTATATTAAGAAGTGACATTTACATGCTTAAGCATTGGaaaaaactgaactgaattgtttttttttttattcacagcTAGATGTTTTGATATTAGGCATACTGATTATGACTCAGTGGATGGATATTGTCTCCCTGGTGGCACTTAGTCTGTCTAATACATTTTAACTAATCGGACAAAGTTGTTTAATGCATATGCGACATAAATGGGTGATAGGGGAGGTGATGTCATTCCTGCCAGCATGCCACACTTCAACCAATCAGTGACATGCCTTGTTTAAATATTGATGATTTCTGCCCTAGccccatgcatgcatgtattaaTAATAGAATGGTGTTCAAGAAATGACATGAGACATGCCTTTCTGGCCCTGTGGCAGTATATTTCCCCAAATATTACAAATAAATCACATTTTACTAGTAGACATCAATAAGTATCCTACATCTCTTTGTcgcatttatttttatatttatttatacacaGGTTTAAACCTGTATTCTTGCATACTGCAAGTCCACCTTCATTTCACTAGGCCTAAATAAAGTCCCTGAATCTTTATGAAAATCATGTAAAtactatgcaaaaaaaagtggAGCAATAGACAAAGCATGCCAACTGTAACGCGCCAATCAATTATTTTCTTAAAGCTTAGGGTACCCAAATATAAGCAAATTTCAGCTGTTTGCCCCCTGGATCAGCACCACCAACCAAGTACACCAACACCTGCTTACAGGAACTACGCAGTCCAAGCACGTAAAACGTCATGACGCTAGCCTAGCAACCATCATGGCGACGAGGAAGCCTAAGAGAGGTTACAAAGACATGTCAGGCAGTTTAGCTAACATTTGTTCTCTCTGAGATGACTATGGAAGTGATAAAATAGTATTACAACAAGTATGGGATTTAAAAATAATACCACCATGGATGCAAAGAGAGGTAAAGGCAAGTAGCCTGTTAATAACAGGCACCGTTTGTCGACTTTGTTGTCCAGTAGGTAATATGTTAGCTTGCttatgctagctagctaatgaCCTgggcttgcttgcttgcttgcgaTGGTAATGCATACTGTTAACTTTTGTACACACTTTTCGCTTCACAAAGTTAATTATCGTTTTAGTCACAGTCAGCTAAGTAACGAATTCCCTGTATAACAGAGAAGAATGCATTGAATCTTATTTAGATAGTTAAATTGATTGTCTTTGCAACATTAGCTATTGAGATAGCTAACCTCAACGTTAACGTATAATCCGAATACGAAGCTGCTGCTGTGCAAGCAAGCCACACTATATTTTCTGCATTTTGTTGAGGATTAGGGTGAAAGGACCACACATTCTATTCTTGAATAGTGCCTTTTAGCCTAATTGTTGAAGTTAATGAACTAGTATTCGTTTATTGGGCACCAATAATACTGCCATGTTCCTAATGTAACTGTAGTTAGCTTACTTGTATAGGATAAACATCCCATTTGTACTTTAAGTAGATATGTAACGATTTGCTTTATATTCTAGCATACTGCCCTGGAGCCTCaggcaacttgacaaaacaatgTCTCGTTCAAGACCACATGTTTGCACATTACAGGAAGGTGTATACTGCTAAGGGTAAGGGTTATTGttcattttctgtctctctgaaaCGTGGCCTGTGAATTCTGTGAACGTACTCCTCTGGAGCCCTCTTTTGCTTTGTGTTGAAAAGTCATACAACATGCATCTAACCTGACCTAATTGAAAGGGAATgacagtggtaaaaaaaaaacatcaacatagCTTTTAGTCAGGATCAACAATACATAATCATGAATCTTGTACAAAACAGCCAGAGAGACTATGGAACTTTGAGATTCAGCTTATGTATTTAACTGAGAAGTCAGTTCTGTCATGCTTGATTAAGTCAGATTTAGATGAGATATACAGTACTTCCAACTCAGTATTTGTTTCTGAAAAGACaagggcacacacatacagtatacctcTTTTGTCACTGATATGCTGTGCTTTCTTTTTTCAGCTGCTGTGGATACCTCAGCACCAAAAAGCATGCAAAGTAGCATCAAATGTAAGAGTTCTAATGTGTTTGGAATATTATGGGCTGCAGTATCAGTGTTGTATACATTTTATAGAATCAGCTTGTATGTAATTGGTGTCTGCCCTGACCCTTACAGACTCTGACCAAAAGCGTCGAGAGCGGTTGAAGAGGGAGGCATCTCAGCGTTCATTATCCTCCAGGTCACTGAGGAGCAGACTGGATAACACCAGAGAATCATGCTCCTTAAAAGCTGTAAGGGATCTCCCAACATCCCTTAAGTCTTTTCCCTTCCACATCTTCTGTGTTATAAATGTTATATTGACAACGACAACAACCATCCACAAAACATCCATAAATCTACACATTTTACATCCacttatttttgttttcacattgcCATACCACAGAGAGAGCTGTCGTTTTTGCCGCAGGCCATGGTATACTGGGTATGTGGTATATGAATGTTGTCCTGTACATTTCTACTCACACACTACAGTGTTTCAGTTCTCCTTTTGTTTATCCTAACACAGAGCAGGACCTCTCTCCAAGCAGACGAGGATGGCTGCCATTACTTGGGGGGCTCTGTGATGTCTTCGCCTAGGCTCAACACTTCATTCCATATCAGAGAGATTGCATACCCGTCCCAAAGAGCGACCACAGCTGGGAGCACCCACAACTGCCATCGCTATGCCTCCGAATTCAACTACCGAGACCCCCACCCTCAGAAGCAGCAGTTCCTCCGGTCCTGTGGTACCACTGGCAGCCAAAGCGCATTCAAAGCTTTCCAGGACCCAGTCCAGAAGACGTACAGCGGAGACCTCATGCTCAAGCACTCCAAGCATTTCAAGCCCGAAAAGCCCTTCACACCCCGCACGTTGAAGAAGGACAGCAAGTCCTACCTGTCCCAGTACCGCTTCTACACCCCCCCGAGGAGGAAAGCGTCAGAGGAGACGAGCCCAAGGCTGGTGCAGCAGGACTCATCTCGTGGAAGGTAAGAGTAGCGTATATCCGGTTATCATTCAAAATGATGTAATTATGCCTTTATGCAGGTATACATTGGAAGGATGATGAGATGTGTTTGTCTGCAGAATTTTGAAAACTGTtatctgaaaataaaaaaaaaactttattgcATTCCTTCTCAGCTCTGAACCCAAGGACAACTTTGCTGCAGAATGGGATCTGCCACAGGTAAGTTTGATTAGTTTTAtcattggacattattattgACAATTAATATTGATGTATTAAAAGGTTGTTTTATATGTGAAAATGCCAGATAAACGTGAGAAAGGATTTGACTGATAATGAGATTGTGTTGACTGTGGTTTTGGCAAATGCCTGGATGGTTAAGAATTTAAAGACAGAATGACTTAATTCATTTCTGTCTTTTGCATTCATGTAGATTATTTTGAACTGGCAGGATTTAAAAGGCTGTCAGTCAGGATTTCAGCCAAATTATGTCATTGTTTGCTCAGTCTATCAGTACTGATTGCAAAACCAAAATATATGTAATCTATAATGAATGTGAAGAGACAGGAAATTAAatactcttttgttttgttttattaaatACTGCATGTTTTGTTTACTGAAGACATTTGACCTTGAGTCTGAAATATTTGATGAAGACACCAGTCCAAATGGGAAACACAGTAAAGTGAACAAGACAAAAGGCAGCAGTTTTCTTTCTTCATCCAGGTATTTTTTTTCAGCCTTAATTTTTTTCAGCTGAATAACGTGCTTACAGTGATCTAATTGGACTCCAACACTCTATTTTCTTACATGATGTCTCAGAATGTCTCCAGATGGAATCAAGTCTCCCATCATGCGGAAGGTGAATGAAGAGTAAGaaaattgatttattgattAATTTGGTATATGCTCAACCCAGTATTATTAAATGCCATTTATGTACAGGAACTAGATATGTATAATCTCTATCGCTTAAATTTTCCATAGGGAAGAAGAGTTGCTCTACCTGGAGTTTATTGCAGATGTGACAAATGAAATCTTGACATTGGGGCTGTACAATGACCGGTTTGTCCagatttttctcctctctttttatcCCAATCTAAAATGATTTGCCAGTTTATTTGGCTCTTCTTCTAGGGATTTCGTCTATGTGTGCTGCTGAGAAAAACAGGCTGACAAAGGCAGGGAGGTTTAGATGCCAAGCTAACCAGCAAGAGCAATTTAGTTGCCAAGCAGACTGGCATCAACAAGGCAGCGGCACCTTAGCTGTGGGCACGCTTGGGCAGAGCTAATGGCAGCCCATTAACCATCTGGTTGCTTGGTGATATTGTCAACAACTTTGTACTATTTCTTGGACATTCTACGGAGAATCATCCACTATTGTTTATACTGCTTTATCACTGCTTATCAGTGTGATCGCAGCACCTTGACGTGCTATGTGGTATTTCAGTGGttggagataaaaaaaaaagaagaatttaTCACTAAATCAATGGTGTATAACGGTGAATAATCAATCAGCTGAAAAGTCCTTTAACAGATTAGATCAATGCTGTGGCTCATGTGTAATATCAGGACACTGCATTCATCTTACGGATGGTTGGCAACAAAACACCTCCCTCCCTACCAAGTCTGTTGATGAAAAACACAAATCTGTGGTTGCACTGGCCCAGTGTACAAAACCAGTGCAGCACATACCATATCACATGATTAAAACCATCATGGCCTCTGCTTTGACTGTAAAAGAACATGGATGGGGTATGCTTGCCCAAAAGTGAGGCCACCAGAAGGAACTAAACAGTGACAGCTTTAACTAATTATGGACGGTTCTGGACCTGACTGAGCTTCTGTTTGCATGCTATGGCTGCAAAATCACTTACACCGTAGACTCTGACCAAAATCTTCCCAATAAGGCCCCCAGTTTTGGCTTAATTTCCTCGTAACATAAGGGCTTGGTGCTATTCTGTCCATGTTCCATGTCTCTGTAGACATTAAATTGTGCACTGGTTAATGGCACCATGTGTTGACTGAACGGAGGACTAAGTCTGGGCATTGCACAACATGGTGGCACTGCCACAGCCTAATTGAGCAActgcatctctctttttttattattaattgtcAGTGAATGTAGTTGCAGTAGTCAGTGGGATGGCAATTTTAGTCTGATATGACCTGCCATAAGACTAGAACTGCACAGGAATCAACTGTTCTGtactatgtgtatgtatgtatcataGTGTATGATACACAGACACCTAACAAAATTGTTTTTGTATTGCAGAGTATTGAGAAGGGTATTTCAGCGTCATATTGATACAAATAAACATCACCTGGATGAGGTAAACCTACCATTAAGTTTTCAAGAGTCATCTGTTAAAATCCAAGCATTGCTGTACCATTAGATGTCTTGACtgtactctctctttctaggATAAAATGCGCCACCTTCTGGACATTTTGCATCACGATATTCAGAGTCCCTCAAATGCCTCCACTTTTTGTGTACACCCTGCAAAAAAGCATAGAGAGAAGGACACATTTCCACAAGACGTCCCAAGCTTTAGTTCCGATTTAAAATCACAGCCTAAATTAGTTCACAGACCTTCCTCCTCCACTATGTTTGACAGAGACCTTGAGTCACTAGGGAAGAGAAATCATTTAATAGTTTCCACTCCTTTGCAGCGCAGCCCAACCAGCAACACTTCCTATAGTCTGcaaggagagacagaagatGGTAATTTAAGGTATAGCCTAAGCAGCTACAGTTCACATGCTCTGGATAGAGGGACGGAAGATAGATCGTTCAAATTTGATCCAACCAGCTACAGTTCACATGATCtggacagagagatagaaggtGGACCATTAGATTTTAACCTAGCGAGATACAGTTCAGACGTTCCGGACAAAGAGACAGAAGATGATCTGTTAGATTTTAACCCAGCGAGATACAGTTCAGACGTTctagacaaagagacagaagaTGGTCTATTACAATATAGCCCCGATAGCCACAGTTCACATGTTCTggatggagagacagatgaCTGTCCAAGGAAAAGTAGCCCAACAAACTATGGTCTAGATGGGGAGACAGAAGATGGTCAAGAGCAGCAAAATATCAGAGAAGATGATTTGTCACCTGGAACTGAGCACAACCACCTGACTCCTGAGGAGAATGAAGCTCTTCAATCCACAGAGGACAATAACGAACTCTCTGGAGAGCTTGAGGAACTTGGATTAAACATGGAGTCTTTGCATGTGTCCCAGACACCACCCAAGACAATTAAGGATGAACAAGATTTTAGCATATTTAGTGACGATGAGTTTTGACTAAGGTATTATGATGTAGCAGACATTAGGTCAACTCAACACTGCACTGAAAGCACACACAGTTTTGGAGTTAGTATTTTTTTCCCCACAGTTTTCTGACATCCACAGTACTAGTATAATATGAACCATATTATACACTCACTACGGCCatgagtagcctacagaggaCAGTGCTTGTATGCAACAACACAAATGTATTGTACATGAACAGTGTGTCATCGTCACAGCTTATTAGTTTTATTTCACTTTATTCACCTTGAATGTGGATCTCTAGCCATCCAAGAGATAGTAGTATTTTTGTAGCCTTTTTCATGTCAACaggaaaataaaatattttatattttagttATCTCTGATTCTGCTGCCTTTGGTTTCAACAGAACATACATTTTCAGTAACCACCTAATTAATATATGTGCATGCTTCTGTCGATTATCagttaaatataaaaaaaaagatggtgGGGGACTATAGATACAGGGAAAGGTACAGGCCTACAGGTGAAATGATTTTCTCTTGCCATCAGCCTGCACTGCAATTTCTTATATCTTTACTAGGGGGCAACGTCTGCTCTGTTGTCTCAATAGCTGtttgtagtggtggtggtgattcgTTTGTAATAACAATGTAATTCATATATCGTGGTCACTTTATCAGATAGTATGGCTAACAAAGGTCTGCCATTTCGGCTATCAACTTGACTATGACACATGTAGTCAATTTTGAGATGTGTATTATCTCGTGTAGTAGCTCAAACGTATTTTAATCCCATCAGCTATagtatgttgttattgttaatgTATACAGTTATGAGGTTATTCTTAATGAAAACCTGTGAGGAAAGAGTCAATTTTCCAACTAAGCAAAATTCTGACTGCTCTTGTGTACCTAACTTTACCCGAACTTTGCGGCTACTCATTCGATCAGCAGAGCAGCTGTCCCATTCTTTGCATTTTCGCTGCCAGGCATTCCAGCTGTCTGATGTAATGGGCTCTGAATCAGGTTTGTATAAAGCCGCTCTAGAAAATCAATGCTCTAAACTACAGTTACCGTTACCGTCTGTCAAGAAGGGCCTGAAGTCTACAGCAATATTAAGGAGTTGTCTTTTTGATACAGAACGCTGGCGATAGTGAAGTGAAAATGGAAAATGTCTGACAAAAATAACACCGACGAGGAACGCATAAAATAGACCCGCGGATGTGCATCACGCGCCGGGTTTATTGCTGGTAAGCCTGTCCTCGCAGGAAGTGAAGTTTGTGAGCTCCGAGAGTGACCCGAGGAATATCTCGGCATGCATTTACCTAGCCAGGCTAGAACTAAAACTAGCTAGTTGGTGAagaaaactttttggattaCCAACACAACTTTAAAGTCGTTGCACATTCGCTTTCGGATATAATTGTATTACAGTGGTTTTGTATCGACCGTGCATGGTCTCTAACAACAGGTAATTACTATGATATTCCTGCTTACTCAAGTTTAGTAATTTAAAAGGAACGCTAACGTAACAGTTTTCTGTTGTGGTCTTTTTGCTGGCTAACATTAGCATGAAAGCTAGCTATTGCTACGTATTTAGCTATTAGTTAGCTCGATAGTTTGTTCAGTTAAATGAAGCAGAGACGGTATCGATGAGTTAGCCATCCTTAGCCAGTGCTTTCTGTTGGCATTTTGTATTTCGGATTTGTCATATTTAGGGTTATCCGTTCCTCACTACGAGTACTTTTAAAAACCTATTTAGACAGCTATTATTGTACAGTAAGAGTTTGGAGGAGTAACCCAACCAAGGGGTACGTAACGTTAGGTAGCTTCTACCTAACGCCACTGTTTATTCAAACAACATTGATTTGCGAGACCAAGCTTGGCACTTGTTGCTCCATTGCGAGTCAGGCATAGCCATTTTCCCAGTTAACATTGGTAATTTATGCTGATTGTTTCGCTTGTTTAAGTAAGTTACATTAGCTCTAAATACATGTACTGTGAGTATCCATGATTCCTGTTTCCATGTAGCGTTAGTTGGTTTGTTACGGTATTGGCTGTTTTAATGACAGCAATGCTGTCAGGCTTTGTGAAGGTTGTTACATGGAAGGTTTTGGGGGCTCCTCAGGCCAACTGATATGAACGTGACTTATTCGCAACATGAAATTGGTCAGATTTTGCATTGCATTTTACAGTCCTGTGTTGCGAGCAGTTCCATTGTTTCAGCTTGTTATTCTGCAACGCTAATCTGTTCTGCATTAATATGACTTTATCTAGGCAGATAACTTGCTTAACGTTAGCCAGTTAGGAAAGCAGCCAAAACGGATTTAGGGGTGGATTAGTTTACTAACTAAATCAATAGTGATGGTGGTCAGTAACGTTACTGTTCACATTTGTCCAAAGCGCAGTTAACGTGGGTGACTTCTGGAACTTATCAGATCTG
Above is a genomic segment from Alosa alosa isolate M-15738 ecotype Scorff River chromosome 19, AALO_Geno_1.1, whole genome shotgun sequence containing:
- the spata7 gene encoding spermatogenesis-associated protein 7 isoform X1, whose protein sequence is MGFKNNTTMDAKRGKAYCPGASGNLTKQCLVQDHMFAHYRKVYTAKAAVDTSAPKSMQSSIKYSDQKRRERLKREASQRSLSSRSLRSRLDNTRESCSLKARELSFLPQAMVYWSRTSLQADEDGCHYLGGSVMSSPRLNTSFHIREIAYPSQRATTAGSTHNCHRYASEFNYRDPHPQKQQFLRSCGTTGSQSAFKAFQDPVQKTYSGDLMLKHSKHFKPEKPFTPRTLKKDSKSYLSQYRFYTPPRRKASEETSPRLVQQDSSRGSSEPKDNFAAEWDLPQTFDLESEIFDEDTSPNGKHSKVNKTKGSSFLSSSRMSPDGIKSPIMRKVNEEEEELLYLEFIADVTNEILTLGLYNDRVLRRVFQRHIDTNKHHLDEDKMRHLLDILHHDIQSPSNASTFCVHPAKKHREKDTFPQDVPSFSSDLKSQPKLVHRPSSSTMFDRDLESLGKRNHLIVSTPLQRSPTSNTSYSLQGETEDGNLRYSLSSYSSHALDRGTEDRSFKFDPTSYSSHDLDREIEGGPLDFNLARYSSDVPDKETEDDLLDFNPARYSSDVLDKETEDGLLQYSPDSHSSHVLDGETDDCPRKSSPTNYGLDGETEDGQEQQNIREDDLSPGTEHNHLTPEENEALQSTEDNNELSGELEELGLNMESLHVSQTPPKTIKDEQDFSIFSDDEF
- the spata7 gene encoding spermatogenesis-associated protein 7 isoform X2 encodes the protein MGFKNNTTMDAKRAYCPGASGNLTKQCLVQDHMFAHYRKVYTAKAAVDTSAPKSMQSSIKYSDQKRRERLKREASQRSLSSRSLRSRLDNTRESCSLKARELSFLPQAMVYWSRTSLQADEDGCHYLGGSVMSSPRLNTSFHIREIAYPSQRATTAGSTHNCHRYASEFNYRDPHPQKQQFLRSCGTTGSQSAFKAFQDPVQKTYSGDLMLKHSKHFKPEKPFTPRTLKKDSKSYLSQYRFYTPPRRKASEETSPRLVQQDSSRGSSEPKDNFAAEWDLPQTFDLESEIFDEDTSPNGKHSKVNKTKGSSFLSSSRMSPDGIKSPIMRKVNEEEEELLYLEFIADVTNEILTLGLYNDRVLRRVFQRHIDTNKHHLDEDKMRHLLDILHHDIQSPSNASTFCVHPAKKHREKDTFPQDVPSFSSDLKSQPKLVHRPSSSTMFDRDLESLGKRNHLIVSTPLQRSPTSNTSYSLQGETEDGNLRYSLSSYSSHALDRGTEDRSFKFDPTSYSSHDLDREIEGGPLDFNLARYSSDVPDKETEDDLLDFNPARYSSDVLDKETEDGLLQYSPDSHSSHVLDGETDDCPRKSSPTNYGLDGETEDGQEQQNIREDDLSPGTEHNHLTPEENEALQSTEDNNELSGELEELGLNMESLHVSQTPPKTIKDEQDFSIFSDDEF
- the spata7 gene encoding spermatogenesis-associated protein 7 isoform X3, producing the protein MGFKNNTTMDAKRGKAYCPGASGNLTKQCLVQDHMFAHYRKVYTAKAAVDTSAPKSMQSSIKYSDQKRRERLKREASQRSLSSRSLRSRLDNTRESCSLKASRTSLQADEDGCHYLGGSVMSSPRLNTSFHIREIAYPSQRATTAGSTHNCHRYASEFNYRDPHPQKQQFLRSCGTTGSQSAFKAFQDPVQKTYSGDLMLKHSKHFKPEKPFTPRTLKKDSKSYLSQYRFYTPPRRKASEETSPRLVQQDSSRGSSEPKDNFAAEWDLPQTFDLESEIFDEDTSPNGKHSKVNKTKGSSFLSSSRMSPDGIKSPIMRKVNEEEEELLYLEFIADVTNEILTLGLYNDRVLRRVFQRHIDTNKHHLDEDKMRHLLDILHHDIQSPSNASTFCVHPAKKHREKDTFPQDVPSFSSDLKSQPKLVHRPSSSTMFDRDLESLGKRNHLIVSTPLQRSPTSNTSYSLQGETEDGNLRYSLSSYSSHALDRGTEDRSFKFDPTSYSSHDLDREIEGGPLDFNLARYSSDVPDKETEDDLLDFNPARYSSDVLDKETEDGLLQYSPDSHSSHVLDGETDDCPRKSSPTNYGLDGETEDGQEQQNIREDDLSPGTEHNHLTPEENEALQSTEDNNELSGELEELGLNMESLHVSQTPPKTIKDEQDFSIFSDDEF